In Sorghum bicolor cultivar BTx623 chromosome 10, Sorghum_bicolor_NCBIv3, whole genome shotgun sequence, one genomic interval encodes:
- the LOC110431109 gene encoding uncharacterized protein LOC110431109, protein MCHMTSVVANTNDREGAASDNEDCNPCPILHQSRSLQAAANAYQGLRDEQYLLNRIRKNMNVEQDEVLDAASAPQQLEDGVQLTIDELVEINLGTEDDPRPTFVSVTLTMEERESYRIFLTEFRDCFAWSYKEMPGLDPHVATHKLAIDPRFRPVKQQPRRVCPKLQNDIVAEVDKLIAAGFIKEAQYPRWLSSIVPVKKKDGQLRICVDYRDLNRACPKDDFPIPITEMVVHATTGYGALSFMDGFSGYNQIKMDPQDAFDTAFRTPKGNFYYTVMKFGFKNAGATYQRAMTVVLDGLIHETVECYIDDLVVKTKDRQKHQDDLRIVFNRLRKYQLKMNPLKCAFAVQSGVFLGFIVRHRGIEIEPKKIKAIFDLPPPQNLSDLKSLQGHLAYIRRFISNLSGRTQPFSRLMRKGVPFHWDEQCQNALDSLKRYFLNPPVLAAPVRGRPLILYIATQPSSVGALLEQHNDEGKEVACYYLSRTMVGAEHNYSPIEKLCLALVFALKKLRHYMLAHQIQLIARADPIRYVLSQPALMGRLGKWAVFMMEFDITYVPQKAVKGQALADFLATHPVPDDSPLVIDLPDEEVFSIGIESPWELYIDGASRTETNPDGTLSKRAGAGLVFKTPQGETIYHSFSLLKEECSNNEAEYEALIFGLLLALSMDIRNLQAYGDSQLVVRQINDIYEVRKPELVPYYVAARKLMEKFQNIQVSHIPRGKNASADALAKLAAALVLPGGEPAEIKIEERWLLPAVLELVPEEYEVNQVTTMIVEQDDWRKPFIDYFNHGTWPDDSVERRRLQQRLPSYIYKAGILYRRSFGQEILLRCVSRKEADQILQEMHHRVCGGHQGGAKIYHRIRLAGYYWPKIMADCLRTAKACHNCQIHGDFKHQPPVPLHPTVPSWPFNAWGIDVIGSIEPPSSKGHHYILAATDYFSKWAEAIPLREVRTDNVINFLERHIIYRFGVPRSITSDNAKAFTSTKMQRFIAKYNITWNYSTGYYPQANGLAEAFNKTLGKILKKTVTKYKRDWHDRLFEALWAYRVTIRTPTQATPYSLVYGSEAVLPLEVQLPSLRVAVQDELTNDEQIRLRYQELDALEEGRLNALQNLELYRQNMVRAYDKLVKQRVFRKGELVLVLRRPIVVTHRTKGKFEPKWEGPFVIEQVYDGGAYQLIDDQGLRPMPPINGRYLKKYFA, encoded by the coding sequence ATGTGTCATATGACGTCCGTCGTTGCAAATACAAATGATAGGGAGGGTGCAGCTTCTGACAATGAGGATTGTAACCCGTGTCCTATACTTCACCAGTCACGATCCTTGCAAGCTGCTGCTAATGCTTATCAAGGGTTGAGAGACGAACAATACCTTCTAAATCGAATCCGTAAAAACATGAACGTGGAACAAGATGAAGTTCTTGATGCTGCTTCTGCTCCTCAACAACTCGAAGACGGTGTCCAATTGACTATTGATGAGCTAGTCGAGATCAACCTCGGAACTGAGGATGACCCACGTCCCACTTTTGTGAGCGTGACACTCACAATGGAGGAACGCGAAAGTTATCGAATTTTCTTAACAGAGTTCCGTGACTGTTTTGCATGGAGCTATAAGGAGATGCCTGGGCTTGACCCTCACGTCGCCACTCATAAGCTGGCCATCGATCCTCGGTTTCGGCCGGTCAAGCAGCAACCTCGTCGAGTTTGTCCTAAGCTACAAAATGACATAGTTGCTGAAGTTGATAAATTAATTGCTGCGGGCTTTATAAAGGAGGCGCAATATCCTCGTTGGTTATCAAGCATTGTTCCTGTTAAGAAAAAGGATGGTCAGCTTCGGATTTGCGTCGATTATCGCGATCTGAACCGTGCTTGTCCTAAGGATGATTTTCCAATTCCCATCACAGAGATGGTAGTACATGCTACCACCGGCTATGGCGCCTTGTCCTTCATGGATGGTTTTTCAGGTTATAACCAAATTAAGATGGACCCACAAGATGCATTCGATACAGCTTTTCGAACGCCCAAAGGGAATTTTTACTACactgtcatgaaatttggcttCAAAAATGCGGGCGCGACTTATCAACGTGCTATGACTGTGGTCCTTGATGGCCTCATCCATGAGACGGTTGAATGTTACATTGATGATCTGGTCGTGAAAACAAAGGATCGCCAAAAGCATCAGGATGATCTACGTATTGTCTTTAATAGGCTACGGAAGTATCAACTAAAGATGAACCCGCTTAAATGTGCCTTTGCGGTACAATCAGGTGTGTTCTTGGGCTTTATTGTTCGTCATCGAGgcattgaaattgagccaaagaaaaTTAAAGCTATTTTTGATTTGCCGCCTCCCCAAAATTTGAGTGACCTTAAATCTTTACAGGGTCACCTAGCATATATTCGACGCTTCATATCTAATCTCTCAGGACGCACTCAGCCGTTCTCGAGACTAATGAGAAAGGGTGTGCCATTCCATTGGGACGAGCAGTGCCAAAATGCGCTCGACAGCCTTAAAAGGTATTTCCTTAACCCTCCTGTCCTGGCGGCGCCTGTGAGAGGACGCCCACTAATTCTTTATATTGCTACGCAGCCCTCTTCGGTGGGCGCGCTGCTCGAACAGCATAATGATGAAGGAAAGGAGGTAGCATGTTACTATTTGAGCCGCACCATGGTAGGTGCCGAACATAACTACTCACCTATTGAGAAGTTGTGCTTGGCCCTCGTCTTCGCACTAAAGAAGTTGCGACACTACATGTTGGCGCACCAAATTCAGCTCATAGCAAGAGCAGACCCCATAAGGTACGTGCTAAGCCAACCGGCCCTGATGGGACGTCTTGGTAAATGGGCTGTATTTATGATGGAATTTGACATTACTTATGTCCCACAaaaagcagttaaagggcaaGCTTTGGCTGATTTTCTTGCAACCCACCCTGTGCCGGACGATTCGCCACTAGTGATTGATTTACCTGATGAAGAGGTATTTTCCATCGGTATTGAATCACCGTGGGAATTATATATTGATGGTGCATCCCGTACCGAAACAAATCCTGACGGCACGCTTAGCAAAAGAGCCGGGGCCGGACTCGTATTCAAGACGCCGCAAGGCGAGACCATCTACCACTCATTCTCCCTCCTTAAGGAAGAGTGCTCAAATAAtgaagctgaatatgaggccctgATCTTCGGCCTTTTACTTGCACTTTCTATGGATATTCGGAATTTGCAAGCATACGGTGACTCTCAGCTCGTCGTTCGCCAAATCAATGATATTTATGAGGTACGCAAACCTGAGCTGGTGCCATACTATGTGGCGGCACGTAAGCTCATGGAGAAATTTCAGAATATTCAAGTTTCACATATTCCACGAGGCAAAAATGCCTCAGCTGACGCATTGGCTAAACTTGCAGCAGCGCTAGTGCTCCCAGGTGGCGAGCCCGCTGAAATAAAAATAGAAGAGAGATGGCTACTCCCCGCTGTCCTAGAACTTGTTCCTGAAGAATATGAAGTCAATCAAGTGACGACGATGATTGTTGAGCAAGATGATTGGCGTAAGCCATTCATTGATTATTTTAATCATGGCACGTGGCCAGATGATTCGGTGGAAAGGCGCCGCCTACAACAACGCCTACCATCATATATCTATAAGGCCGGGATCTTGTACCGACGATCATTCGGTCAAGAAATACTCCTGCGGTGTGTCTCAAGAAAAGAAGCTGATCAAATATTACAAGAGATGCATCATAGAGTATGCGGTGGCCATCAAGGGGGTGCCAAGATATATCATAGGATCAGGTTGGCTGGGTACTACTGGCCAAAAATCATGGCTGATTGCCTTAGAACTGCAAAGGCTTGTCATAACTGTCAAATTCATGGCGACTTCAAGCATCAACCACCGGTTCCGCTTCACCCTACCGTTCCCTCATGGCCATTCAACGCGTGGGGAATTGATGTTATTGGCTCCATTGAGCCTCCCTCATCCAAAGGGCATCACTACATTCTTGCTGCAACTGACTACTTTTCCAAGTGGGCTGAGGCCATACCTTTACGAGAAGTAAGGACGGACAACGTCATCAACTTCCTAGAACGACATATCATATATCGTTTTGGGGTTCCACGAAGTATTACATCCGACAATGCTAAGGCATTCACATCCACTAAGATGCAAAGATTCATTGCGAAGTATAATATTACATGGAATTATTCCACGGGATATTatcctcaagctaatgggcttgCTGAGGCGTTCAATAAGACCCTTGGGAAAATACTTAAAAAGACTGTGACGAAGTATAAAAGAGACTGGCATGATCGTCTCTTTGAAGCCTTATGGGCATACCGAGTTACTATTCGTACTCCAACACAAGCAACGCCGTACTCCCTCGTTTATGGAAGTGAGGCAGTCTTACCACTTGAAGTGCAGCTCCCATCATTACGGGTGGCTGTCCAAGATGAACTTACAAATGATGAGCAAATTCGGCTTCGCTATCAGGAGCTGGATGCTTTGGAGGAGGGTCGTCTCAACGCACTCCAAAATTTAGAGCTATATCGCCAGAACATGGTGAGGGCCTATGATAAATTGGTGAAGCAGCGAGTTTTCCGCAAAGGTGAACTTGTTCTTGTTCTTCGACGCCCTATTGTCGTTACACACAGGACGAAAGGGAAATTCGAGCCGAAGTGGGAAGGGCCATTTGTCATTGAGCAGGTTTATGATGGTGGTGCATATCAGCTGATAGATGACCAGGGACTCCGTCCTATGCCGCCTATCAATGGCagatatttaaaaaaatatttcgcGTGA